A portion of the Thermotoga sp. genome contains these proteins:
- the atpD gene encoding F0F1 ATP synthase subunit beta, giving the protein MAKGSKGYVVGVMGPVVDVKFPEEELPDIFNALEVVNPQTGQKVVLEVEQLIGDGVVRTVAMDSTDGLTKGLEVVDTGEPITAPVGKEVLGRILNVIGEPVDEAGDIKVKERWPIHRLAPELVEQSTEIEILETGIKVIDLLAPFPKGGKIGFFGGAGVGKTVLVMELIRNIAIEHKGFSVFAGVGERTREGNELWLEMQESGVLGNTVLVFGQMNEPPGARFRVALTALTIAEYFRDVEGRDVLLFIDNIFRFVQAGSEVSALLGRMPSAVGYQPTLATDMGELQERITSTRRGSITSVQAIYVPADDITDPAPATTFAHLDATVVLSRRIAELGLYPAVDPLDSSSKILDPTVVGREHYEVARGVQEVLQRYKDLQDIIAILGVEELSPEDKLVVHRARRIQRFLSQPFHVAERFTGRPGKYVPLEETIRGFKEILDGKLDDVPEQAFLMAGNIDEVKERAKEMRS; this is encoded by the coding sequence ATGGCAAAAGGTTCAAAGGGATACGTAGTGGGAGTGATGGGGCCTGTTGTGGATGTGAAGTTCCCTGAAGAAGAACTTCCAGACATATTCAATGCCCTCGAAGTTGTGAACCCCCAGACAGGCCAGAAGGTTGTCCTCGAGGTGGAGCAACTCATAGGAGATGGTGTTGTTAGAACGGTGGCGATGGATTCTACCGACGGACTCACCAAAGGATTGGAAGTGGTCGACACGGGCGAGCCGATAACTGCTCCCGTTGGGAAGGAGGTTCTCGGGAGGATCCTGAACGTGATAGGGGAACCTGTGGACGAAGCCGGCGATATAAAGGTGAAAGAAAGATGGCCAATCCACAGACTGGCTCCTGAACTTGTGGAGCAGTCCACCGAGATCGAAATACTCGAGACTGGCATAAAGGTTATAGATCTACTCGCCCCCTTTCCGAAAGGTGGAAAAATAGGATTCTTCGGTGGCGCTGGTGTTGGAAAGACCGTGCTCGTCATGGAGCTGATCAGAAACATCGCTATAGAGCATAAAGGGTTCTCCGTGTTCGCAGGTGTTGGCGAAAGAACGAGGGAGGGAAATGAACTCTGGCTCGAAATGCAGGAAAGCGGGGTTCTGGGTAACACCGTTCTTGTCTTTGGACAGATGAACGAGCCACCGGGGGCGAGGTTCAGAGTCGCTCTGACTGCGCTCACGATCGCTGAGTACTTCAGGGATGTTGAGGGAAGAGACGTTCTTTTGTTCATAGACAACATATTCAGGTTCGTTCAAGCAGGAAGTGAGGTTTCCGCCCTGCTTGGAAGAATGCCGTCCGCCGTTGGTTACCAACCCACCCTCGCAACCGACATGGGAGAACTCCAAGAAAGGATCACCTCAACCAGGAGAGGATCCATAACTTCTGTTCAAGCTATCTACGTACCCGCGGACGATATAACCGACCCTGCTCCTGCAACCACCTTTGCACATCTGGATGCGACAGTCGTTCTGTCAAGAAGGATCGCAGAGCTGGGACTCTATCCTGCAGTTGACCCACTTGATTCTTCCTCGAAGATACTCGATCCCACCGTTGTTGGAAGAGAACACTACGAAGTAGCAAGGGGTGTGCAGGAGGTACTCCAGAGGTACAAGGACCTGCAGGATATCATAGCCATCCTCGGTGTGGAGGAGCTGTCCCCAGAGGATAAACTTGTTGTTCATCGAGCAAGGAGAATTCAGAGGTTCCTGAGTCAGCCTTTCCACGTTGCCGAAAGGTTCACAGGAAGGCCAGGTAAATACGTTCCACTTGAAGAGACGATCAGAGGGTTCAAAGAGATTCTCGATGGAAAGCTCGACGATGTACCCGAACAGGCGTTTCTCATGGCCGGGAACATCGACGAAGTCAAAGAGCGCGCTAAAGAGATGAGGAGTTGA
- the atpG gene encoding ATP synthase F1 subunit gamma, whose amino-acid sequence MSRGRMLQIRRKISATQSLMKITRAMEMVARAKSRKLEAEYQKFKPFYEEIKQLWSLIPDESLDPIFFEEGDRDLIVVITSDMGLCGSFNSEIIREAERVISESRDPHLVLIGLKAINHFKTGNVLKMYDRFYEIPDFRNGSTIVEDILEFLDGRPVNVRVVFSRFKNILIQKPEVYNLIPLKRKEKRKEDFEYEPLPEQLVPVVLHYYLSATLMEFMFQTRIGEFYARQNAMKNATDNAQEVIRELTLAYNKARQASITQELIEIVTGAEALKEIEK is encoded by the coding sequence ATGAGTAGAGGACGAATGTTACAAATAAGGCGAAAAATAAGTGCTACACAATCTCTTATGAAGATCACACGTGCCATGGAAATGGTGGCACGTGCAAAATCGAGGAAACTGGAAGCAGAATATCAAAAGTTCAAACCCTTCTACGAAGAGATAAAACAATTGTGGTCACTGATACCCGATGAAAGTCTCGATCCCATCTTTTTCGAAGAAGGAGACAGGGATCTGATTGTAGTGATAACGAGTGATATGGGGCTTTGTGGTTCTTTCAACAGTGAAATCATAAGGGAAGCAGAGAGGGTGATTTCCGAGTCCAGGGATCCCCATCTTGTACTCATAGGTCTCAAGGCTATAAATCACTTCAAAACGGGAAACGTTCTGAAGATGTACGATAGATTCTACGAGATACCGGATTTCAGAAACGGTTCAACGATCGTAGAAGATATCCTCGAGTTCCTGGATGGTAGACCCGTGAACGTCAGGGTGGTATTCAGTCGGTTCAAGAACATCCTCATTCAAAAACCGGAAGTGTACAATCTCATTCCACTCAAAAGAAAGGAGAAAAGGAAAGAAGACTTTGAATATGAACCTCTTCCCGAGCAACTCGTTCCTGTCGTGCTCCATTATTATCTGTCTGCCACTTTGATGGAGTTCATGTTCCAGACAAGGATAGGAGAGTTCTACGCCAGACAGAACGCCATGAAGAACGCAACCGACAACGCTCAGGAAGTGATCAGAGAGTTGACTCTGGCTTACAACAAGGCGCGTCAGGCTTCGATCACCCAAGAACTCATAGAAATAGTGACGGGTGCAGAGGCACTGAAAGAAATCGAAAAATGA
- a CDS encoding F0F1 ATP synthase subunit epsilon — protein MKVKIVTPYGTVFDRESDFISFRTVEGAMGILPRRAPIIAQLSVCDIKIRASEEEFHLKVAGGFLMCDGKEVTIITEEAGREEDISPDRFMEARERVERVRKFFQSS, from the coding sequence GTGAAAGTGAAGATCGTAACACCTTACGGAACGGTGTTCGACAGAGAGAGCGACTTCATTTCCTTTCGTACCGTCGAAGGAGCCATGGGTATCCTACCGAGGAGGGCGCCCATAATCGCTCAGCTCTCCGTGTGCGATATAAAGATCAGGGCCAGCGAAGAAGAGTTTCATCTCAAAGTCGCAGGCGGTTTTCTCATGTGTGATGGAAAAGAGGTGACCATAATAACAGAGGAGGCGGGAAGAGAGGAAGACATCTCACCGGATAGATTCATGGAAGCGAGAGAAAGGGTAGAAAGGGTGAGAAAATTCTTCCAGTCTTCGTAA